The proteins below come from a single Cylindrospermopsis raciborskii Cr2010 genomic window:
- a CDS encoding DUF1823 family protein encodes MSNLPQLNQETIWDIINEKIDDLTVNQLVWHYLGYRYDYNLQTWDSTQVSPEWVTDYPQPPNFIESRPATVKLTRSIPPDNKQLLKEKLGFKGYKIGEFGPRQTRRATMAGWLLSYMMTNCGRID; translated from the coding sequence ATGTCTAACTTGCCACAACTCAACCAAGAAACTATTTGGGATATCATCAACGAAAAAATTGATGATCTTACTGTTAATCAGTTGGTGTGGCACTATTTAGGTTACAGATACGATTATAATCTACAAACATGGGATAGTACCCAGGTTAGTCCTGAATGGGTTACTGATTATCCCCAACCCCCCAACTTCATAGAGTCCCGCCCTGCAACCGTCAAGCTGACCCGTTCTATTCCTCCGGATAATAAACAACTACTAAAAGAAAAATTGGGTTTTAAAGGTTATAAGATAGGCGAGTTTGGACCTAGACAGACTCGCCGTGCTACTATGGCTGGTTGGTTATTAAGTTATATGATGACCAACTGTGGTAGAATAGATTAA
- a CDS encoding DUF29 family protein encodes MEELLELKTLLTQGKVLDALVLVEEMTEMSKDDKINKIYSFAVILILHLIKQQVEQRTTRSWDISISNAVRQINRTNKRRKVNGYYLSNSELKAALADAYYSALDGASLEAFEGRYSSEELAERIDYSRLMKDAWDLISTQQN; translated from the coding sequence ATGGAAGAACTGCTAGAACTCAAAACATTGTTAACTCAAGGAAAGGTTCTTGATGCTCTGGTCTTGGTGGAGGAAATGACCGAGATGAGTAAAGATGACAAGATCAATAAAATTTACAGTTTTGCAGTTATTCTCATACTACATCTAATTAAACAGCAAGTAGAGCAACGGACGACTCGTTCCTGGGATATTTCTATTTCTAATGCAGTTCGTCAAATTAATCGCACTAATAAGCGACGAAAGGTAAACGGCTACTATTTAAGTAATTCTGAATTAAAAGCAGCTCTTGCAGATGCTTATTATTCCGCACTAGATGGTGCTTCTTTAGAAGCTTTTGAAGGTCGTTATTCTAGTGAGGAATTAGCTGAGAGAATTGATTATAGTCGTCTAATGAAAGATGCTTGGGATTTGATATCAACGCAACAAAATTAG
- a CDS encoding DMT family transporter, with product MTHQTSGRWRLGLTLSLLTAFLWGVLPVALKMTLQVLDIYTIVWFRFSLAFVLLGAYLFTQNKLPTQQQIFSAPIKLLVITTVFLCGNYILFMQGIALTTANNTEVLIQLAGVLFGLGGLVIFKERYTLWQWLGISILTLGFLLFFKSQISNLITSRGQYLLGSGLVILGAISWAIYALAQKQLLQSLSSSHIMLIVYGGCALLLTPFAKITTIFTLDLASLSVLIFCGLNTLIAYGAFAESLEHSPASIVSAILAIAPIFTLISVDLVATIFPQIFTPEYINLRGIIGALLVVVGSATTALGKNK from the coding sequence ATGACACATCAAACCTCTGGTCGCTGGCGTTTAGGACTAACCTTGTCTTTGCTCACGGCATTTTTATGGGGAGTTTTACCAGTCGCTTTAAAAATGACTCTCCAGGTATTAGATATATACACTATTGTCTGGTTTCGGTTCTCTTTAGCATTTGTACTTTTAGGAGCTTATTTATTCACCCAGAATAAGCTACCAACTCAACAACAAATATTTTCTGCGCCTATCAAATTGTTAGTTATTACCACTGTCTTCTTATGTGGTAATTATATACTATTTATGCAGGGTATAGCCTTAACCACTGCTAACAATACAGAGGTCCTAATTCAACTCGCAGGCGTTTTATTCGGACTTGGAGGTTTGGTGATTTTCAAAGAACGTTATACCCTATGGCAATGGTTGGGTATTAGTATCTTAACTTTGGGTTTTTTATTATTTTTTAAATCCCAAATTAGCAATTTAATTACCAGTCGGGGACAATATCTCTTAGGTAGTGGGTTAGTAATATTAGGTGCCATTTCTTGGGCCATTTATGCTTTGGCACAAAAGCAGTTATTACAATCTCTCTCATCATCCCATATTATGCTCATAGTTTATGGTGGATGTGCTTTATTATTAACTCCTTTTGCCAAGATTACCACTATTTTCACTCTTGATCTTGCATCTTTATCAGTGCTAATTTTTTGTGGACTAAATACCCTAATTGCTTATGGTGCTTTTGCGGAGTCTTTAGAACATTCCCCAGCATCTATAGTCAGTGCAATTTTAGCCATAGCTCCCATTTTTACTCTAATATCAGTAGACTTAGTAGCAACTATTTTCCCTCAAATCTTTACGCCAGAATATATTAACCTGAGAGGGATTATTGGTGCTTTACTAGTTGTGGTTGGTTCAGCAACCACTGCTTTGGGTAAAAATAAATAA
- a CDS encoding glycerophosphodiester phosphodiesterase, translating to MPTPIIIAHRGASGYRPEHTLAAYQLAIDMGADYIEPDLVISQDGVLIARHENEISMTTDVENHPEFAHLQTTKMIDGEIRTGWFTEDFTLKQLKTLTVKERIGQIRPQNTVYDGLETIPTLEEIIDLAENQSSQKGYAIGIYPETKHPSYFQSIGLPLEPALLRSLTNTQLPIFIQSFEVGNLENLNKNTDFPLVQLINDSGQPDDFRMDGKSCTYQDMIKPDGLKKIAQYAQAIGVNKNLLIPRNSQGKLLPPTSLVEDAHQQNLLIHAWTFRNENCFLPLDYQNHPQGEYELFFNLGVDGVFTDFPDTAVYARGKV from the coding sequence ATGCCAACACCAATTATCATTGCCCATCGAGGCGCCAGCGGTTATAGACCAGAACATACATTAGCAGCATATCAACTAGCAATTGATATGGGAGCTGATTATATTGAACCAGACTTAGTGATCAGTCAGGATGGAGTATTAATTGCTCGTCATGAGAATGAAATATCCATGACCACAGATGTGGAGAATCACCCTGAATTTGCCCATTTGCAGACTACAAAAATGATTGACGGGGAAATAAGAACCGGTTGGTTTACAGAAGACTTCACCCTAAAACAATTAAAGACCTTAACTGTAAAAGAAAGAATTGGGCAAATCCGTCCACAAAACACCGTATATGATGGACTAGAGACCATTCCTACCCTAGAAGAAATAATTGATTTAGCTGAAAACCAGAGTTCACAGAAGGGATATGCAATTGGTATTTATCCAGAAACTAAACATCCCAGTTATTTTCAATCAATAGGTTTACCATTGGAACCAGCTTTGTTAAGATCCTTAACCAATACCCAGTTACCCATATTTATCCAATCCTTTGAAGTGGGTAATTTAGAAAACTTAAACAAAAACACGGATTTTCCACTGGTACAATTAATTAATGATTCAGGTCAACCAGATGATTTTCGTATGGATGGTAAATCCTGTACTTATCAGGATATGATTAAACCTGATGGACTAAAAAAAATAGCTCAATATGCACAAGCTATAGGGGTGAATAAAAATTTACTAATACCTAGAAATAGTCAAGGTAAATTACTGCCACCCACATCTTTAGTTGAGGATGCTCATCAACAGAACTTGTTGATTCACGCCTGGACTTTTCGTAATGAGAATTGCTTCCTCCCACTAGATTATCAAAATCACCCCCAGGGAGAATATGAATTGTTTTTTAATTTGGGCGTAGACGGGGTGTTTACTGATTTTCCAGACACTGCTGTTTATGCGCGGGGAAAGGTATAA
- a CDS encoding MFS transporter → MKNEKLNLATKLAYGAGDLGPAVTSNIAIFFLLVFFTNVAGIPPGLAGSILMIGKVWDAINDPIVGVLTDKTKSRYWGRRLPWMFYGAIPFGIFFFLQWTIPQFYLDPDQNTLALFWYYVAIGILSQAFFTVVNLPYTAMTPELTQDYDERTSLNSFRFSFSIGGSILSLIFAQVVFSLVKSPQAQYLVLAALCTVLAVISLYWCIYGTRERILAFEAKRIQIEQPVEIPFIDQIRIAFTNKPFLFVIAIYLFSWLGVQITATVIPYFVIYCMKLNNSQVPTVLIAVQGTALLMLFVWSYLSKRYGKKIVYFLGMTLWIFAGAGLFFLNPDQILLMYIMAIMAGFGVSTAYLIPWSMIPDVIDLDELQTGQRREGVFYGFMVLLQKFGLAFGLFLVGHALQVSGFKEVTAGTANILPSQPDLALFAIRVIIGPVPTFFLIMGLIVNFFYPITREMHSEIMLKLQEKRQNLQ, encoded by the coding sequence ATGAAAAATGAGAAACTAAACCTAGCTACCAAATTAGCCTATGGTGCTGGAGATTTAGGACCTGCAGTAACCTCTAATATAGCCATATTTTTCCTCCTGGTCTTTTTTACTAATGTAGCTGGTATTCCTCCAGGTTTGGCGGGTAGCATTTTAATGATTGGTAAGGTGTGGGATGCAATTAACGATCCCATTGTGGGAGTGCTAACTGATAAAACTAAATCCCGTTATTGGGGTCGTCGTTTACCCTGGATGTTTTATGGTGCAATTCCTTTTGGAATTTTCTTCTTTCTCCAATGGACTATTCCTCAATTTTATTTAGACCCTGATCAAAATACTCTAGCTTTATTTTGGTACTATGTAGCTATTGGCATTTTATCTCAGGCTTTTTTTACCGTTGTTAATTTGCCCTACACTGCTATGACACCGGAGTTAACTCAGGATTATGATGAAAGAACTAGTTTAAATAGTTTTCGCTTTAGTTTCTCTATTGGTGGTAGTATTTTATCCTTAATTTTTGCCCAGGTGGTCTTTTCTCTGGTGAAAAGTCCCCAAGCACAGTATTTGGTTTTGGCAGCTTTATGTACTGTGCTTGCAGTTATATCTTTATATTGGTGTATTTATGGAACAAGGGAGCGGATTTTAGCTTTTGAAGCTAAACGTATTCAGATAGAACAACCAGTGGAAATTCCCTTTATTGACCAAATTAGAATTGCTTTTACTAATAAACCATTTTTATTTGTTATCGCAATTTATCTTTTTTCTTGGTTGGGTGTACAAATTACCGCAACGGTGATTCCTTATTTTGTTATTTACTGTATGAAATTGAATAATTCTCAGGTTCCTACAGTTTTAATAGCTGTGCAAGGAACAGCTTTGTTAATGTTATTTGTCTGGAGTTATTTAAGTAAACGATATGGCAAGAAAATAGTTTATTTCTTGGGGATGACCCTATGGATTTTTGCTGGTGCTGGATTATTTTTTCTCAACCCTGATCAGATTTTATTAATGTATATTATGGCTATCATGGCAGGTTTTGGAGTTTCCACAGCTTATCTCATTCCCTGGTCTATGATTCCGGATGTTATAGACTTGGATGAACTACAAACCGGACAAAGAAGAGAAGGCGTTTTTTATGGTTTTATGGTTTTACTCCAAAAGTTTGGGTTAGCTTTTGGTTTATTTCTGGTTGGCCATGCTTTACAAGTTTCAGGATTTAAAGAGGTTACTGCTGGAACTGCCAATATATTACCCTCCCAACCTGATTTGGCGTTATTTGCCATTAGGGTGATTATCGGACCAGTGCCAACATTTTTTTTAATTATGGGTTTAATTGTCAACTTTTTTTACCCTATCACCCGTGAGATGCACTCGGAAATTATGTTGAAGTTACAGGAGAAAAGGCAAAATTTACAATGA
- the ligA gene encoding NAD-dependent DNA ligase LigA, whose product MGLTIQLHAESQRVEELRKLLQQAGYAYYVLDSPIMEDTIYDRLYRELQELEKKYPNLVTSDSPTQRVGERPATHFSSVRHNIPLYSLENAFNVEELQSWNQRWIRHLPTPHSLTEVEYVAELKIDGAALALTYQNGVLVRGATRGDGITGEDITPNVRTIRSIPLRLNFDGIESIEKVEVRGEVFLPLEVFKQINQKRQKAGEQLFANPRNAVAGTLRQLDPRVVAQRQLDFFAYTLHIPGLDDRSIANTQWESLQLLQKLGFRVDVNHKLCSSVDEVAQYYQYWNTERLNSPYMTDGVVVKLNAFKLQEQLGFTQKFPRWAIALKYAAEEAPTRVENIMVNVGRTGALTPLAEMRPVQLAGTTVSRATLHNNDRLQELDIRIGDTVIVRKAGEIIPEVVRVIKELRPNDTEPFIMPTNCPVCGQPVVRELGEVVTRCVNASCPAILKGEIEHWVSRDALDIKGIGEKLVHQLVDKGLVHSVADLYNLTEEQLCGLERMGKRSAEKLVQVIRESKNQPWSRVLYGLGIRHVGSVNAQLLSEKFTTVDKLASAKQSDIEGVYGIGVEIAQSVYQWFHISANQNLIIRLETIGIQLATGKSVHTRTKPNPQIAGKTFVITGTLPTLKRDEAKAMIQKAGGKVTDTVSKKTDFIVVGADAGSKLEKAQSLGIKQLDEANLLEMLMIQEPVKS is encoded by the coding sequence ATGGGTCTTACTATCCAACTCCATGCTGAATCACAACGTGTGGAAGAACTAAGAAAACTGTTACAACAAGCTGGCTATGCCTACTATGTTCTCGACTCACCAATCATGGAGGATACAATTTATGACAGATTATATCGGGAATTACAAGAACTAGAAAAAAAATATCCAAACCTGGTTACTAGCGACAGTCCTACCCAACGGGTGGGGGAGCGACCTGCTACCCATTTTAGCTCGGTGCGACATAACATACCTTTATATAGTCTGGAGAATGCTTTTAATGTTGAGGAGTTACAAAGTTGGAATCAGCGATGGATTAGACATTTACCCACTCCACACTCCTTGACGGAAGTAGAATATGTAGCTGAACTGAAAATTGATGGTGCTGCTTTGGCTTTAACTTATCAAAATGGGGTTTTGGTTAGAGGTGCAACCAGGGGTGATGGAATCACCGGTGAGGACATTACTCCTAATGTGAGAACTATTCGCTCCATACCCCTACGGTTAAACTTTGACGGAATTGAATCGATTGAAAAGGTGGAAGTGCGAGGAGAAGTGTTTTTACCTTTAGAGGTATTTAAACAGATTAATCAAAAAAGGCAAAAAGCTGGTGAACAGTTATTTGCTAATCCCCGTAATGCTGTAGCTGGTACACTTCGACAATTGGATCCCCGTGTGGTGGCCCAGCGTCAACTGGATTTCTTTGCTTATACCCTACATATCCCCGGACTGGATGATAGAAGCATTGCTAATACTCAATGGGAATCTCTACAATTATTACAAAAACTCGGATTTCGCGTTGATGTCAATCATAAACTCTGTTCTTCCGTTGATGAAGTGGCTCAATATTATCAGTATTGGAATACGGAAAGACTTAATTCTCCTTACATGACTGATGGAGTGGTAGTAAAATTAAATGCCTTTAAATTGCAAGAACAATTGGGGTTTACACAGAAATTCCCCCGCTGGGCGATCGCTCTGAAATATGCAGCGGAGGAAGCACCTACTCGTGTGGAAAATATTATGGTTAATGTGGGAAGAACAGGAGCATTAACCCCCCTAGCTGAAATGCGCCCCGTACAATTAGCGGGAACTACAGTATCTAGAGCTACGCTACATAATAACGATCGCCTGCAGGAGTTAGATATTCGGATTGGGGACACGGTGATAGTACGCAAAGCTGGAGAAATTATCCCGGAGGTGGTCAGGGTAATTAAGGAACTGCGTCCTAATGACACTGAACCATTTATTATGCCCACTAATTGTCCCGTATGTGGTCAACCGGTAGTGCGAGAATTGGGGGAAGTGGTGACAAGATGTGTGAATGCTTCCTGTCCAGCAATTCTCAAGGGAGAAATCGAACATTGGGTTAGTCGAGATGCTTTGGATATTAAGGGAATAGGTGAAAAACTAGTACATCAATTAGTGGATAAAGGTCTAGTGCATTCCGTAGCTGATTTATATAATCTAACAGAAGAGCAATTATGTGGATTGGAAAGAATGGGCAAAAGATCCGCAGAAAAACTAGTCCAAGTAATTAGGGAATCAAAAAATCAACCTTGGTCTAGGGTATTATATGGTTTAGGTATTCGTCACGTGGGTAGCGTTAATGCTCAATTACTGTCCGAAAAATTTACCACAGTAGATAAATTGGCCAGTGCAAAACAATCAGATATTGAGGGTGTATATGGCATTGGTGTAGAAATTGCCCAATCCGTGTACCAATGGTTTCACATCAGTGCCAATCAAAATCTGATTATCCGTCTGGAAACTATAGGTATACAACTGGCCACTGGGAAGTCTGTTCACACTAGGACTAAACCTAATCCTCAAATTGCTGGTAAAACCTTTGTAATTACAGGTACCTTACCCACATTAAAAAGAGATGAAGCAAAAGCTATGATTCAAAAAGCTGGTGGTAAGGTCACAGACACAGTGAGCAAGAAAACTGACTTTATTGTTGTTGGTGCAGATGCAGGATCCAAATTAGAAAAAGCTCAATCTCTGGGAATTAAGCAACTAGATGAAGCTAATCTATTAGAAATGCTAATGATTCAGGAACCTGTTAAATCATGA
- a CDS encoding thioesterase domain-containing protein, which produces MQHYQFPSYSGKVTLFRTEDEHRGNHVGTKYDHQFGWGDIVTGELDVYHIPGSHLSLLNEPYVTVLAEKLQPSLKKVDADKLVLTQQSLNCL; this is translated from the coding sequence TTGCAGCACTATCAATTTCCTAGTTATTCAGGTAAAGTAACTTTATTCAGAACTGAGGATGAACATCGGGGTAATCATGTAGGTACTAAATATGATCATCAATTTGGTTGGGGCGATATAGTTACAGGAGAATTAGATGTTTATCACATTCCTGGTTCTCATCTTTCCCTACTAAATGAACCTTATGTTACAGTGCTGGCGGAAAAATTGCAGCCATCTCTGAAGAAGGTCGACGCTGACAAACTTGTTCTTACCCAGCAGTCCTTAAATTGCTTATAA
- a CDS encoding Mur ligase family protein, with protein MPIINRIKLYLAVSIAKTITFLVRSLGFGAASVLPGAIARRIEPKLLQFLSQQVKKGVILIAGTNGKTTTALLLCTILENKGFKIAHNSTGANLENGLATALIENTNLMGYLNVDYAILEVDENIVPKVLQPLQPNLIICLNLFRDQLDRYGEVDTISKKWTRAISTLPRETVVIANADDPTLSYLGQQLHQRVLFFGLSEPENYLDSIPHAVDSIYCPRCGDPLDYQGVYLSHLGDFTCPSCGFNKSQPLLLSGEWSQILVGLYNKYNTLAAVTAAQELGIDEPTIKNSIDNFQAAFGRAEDLLVSGKKVRILLSKNPVGTNETIRVVTQSQDKTTLLVLNDRIPDGTDVSWIWDVDTEKLVERGGTLIVSGDRLYDMALRLRYSQSSLDSKIRLIVEEDLQQAIKIALENTPHHETLHILPTYSAMLEVRGILTGRKIL; from the coding sequence ATACCAATTATAAACAGAATTAAACTATACTTGGCAGTATCTATCGCTAAAACTATCACCTTTTTAGTGCGTTCCCTGGGTTTTGGAGCTGCTAGTGTGTTGCCAGGTGCTATTGCACGACGCATCGAGCCTAAACTTTTACAGTTTTTGAGTCAGCAGGTAAAAAAAGGTGTAATTTTAATTGCAGGAACCAATGGCAAAACCACGACTGCTTTGTTGTTGTGTACTATTTTGGAAAACAAAGGGTTTAAAATTGCCCATAATTCCACTGGTGCGAACCTGGAAAATGGTTTAGCAACTGCTTTAATAGAAAACACTAACTTAATGGGTTATTTGAATGTTGACTATGCAATTTTAGAGGTTGATGAAAATATTGTTCCTAAAGTATTACAACCTTTACAACCAAATTTGATTATTTGTTTAAATTTGTTTAGAGATCAACTAGACAGATATGGGGAGGTTGATACCATTAGCAAAAAATGGACAAGGGCAATTTCCACGTTACCCAGGGAGACTGTAGTTATTGCCAATGCTGATGACCCTACTTTATCCTATTTAGGTCAGCAGTTACATCAGAGAGTGTTATTTTTTGGTTTAAGTGAACCGGAAAATTATTTAGATTCCATTCCCCATGCAGTGGATTCTATTTACTGTCCCCGTTGTGGAGATCCTTTGGATTATCAAGGGGTTTATTTATCCCACCTGGGAGATTTCACCTGTCCCAGTTGTGGATTTAACAAAAGTCAACCTTTGTTATTGAGTGGTGAATGGTCACAGATTCTCGTAGGATTATACAACAAATATAACACCCTAGCTGCTGTCACTGCTGCTCAAGAATTAGGTATTGACGAACCAACGATTAAAAACAGTATTGACAATTTCCAAGCTGCTTTTGGTCGAGCTGAAGATTTATTGGTCAGTGGCAAAAAGGTGCGGATTTTGTTATCTAAAAATCCCGTGGGAACTAATGAAACTATTAGGGTGGTCACCCAAAGTCAAGATAAAACTACTTTATTGGTTTTAAATGATCGGATCCCTGATGGTACTGATGTTTCCTGGATTTGGGATGTTGATACGGAAAAATTGGTGGAACGAGGTGGAACACTAATTGTTAGCGGAGATCGTCTCTATGATATGGCTTTAAGGTTACGTTATAGCCAAAGTTCTTTGGATAGTAAGATCCGTTTAATCGTTGAGGAGGATTTGCAGCAAGCTATCAAGATTGCTCTGGAAAATACTCCTCATCATGAGACTTTGCATATTCTTCCTACCTATTCAGCTATGCTGGAAGTACGAGGAATTTTAACGGGGAGAAAAATTCTCTGA
- a CDS encoding type 1 glutamine amidotransferase: MEIIIGWLYPKLMSTYGDRGNVITLQRRSQWRGYDVTVLPLDQNSTPQDIKSVDVIVGGGAQDRQQEIVMRDLQGAKAEAIKDKIEQGTPGVFTCGSPQLLGHYYEPALGKRIQGLGILDLVSVHPGETSKRCIGNLVIEVTASRLARELQAMTGIKPYLVGFENHGGRTKLGTVEPLGRVVYGLGNNGEDGTEGAFYQNAIATYSHGPLLPKNPFVADWLIVTALKLKYQQEFELSPLDDTLALQGRESMFNRLKLTSSLVINE; the protein is encoded by the coding sequence ATGGAAATTATTATTGGTTGGTTATATCCAAAACTGATGAGCACTTATGGAGATAGAGGTAATGTTATCACTCTCCAACGTCGATCTCAATGGCGCGGATACGACGTCACAGTATTACCGTTAGACCAAAATTCCACCCCCCAGGACATAAAATCTGTGGATGTTATTGTGGGGGGAGGTGCCCAAGACCGTCAGCAAGAAATTGTTATGCGTGATTTACAAGGAGCAAAAGCTGAAGCAATTAAGGATAAAATAGAGCAAGGTACACCGGGGGTTTTTACCTGTGGTTCACCTCAACTACTAGGACATTATTATGAACCCGCTTTGGGAAAAAGAATACAAGGTTTAGGAATATTGGATTTAGTTTCTGTTCACCCAGGAGAAACCTCTAAACGCTGTATTGGCAATCTGGTTATAGAGGTGACTGCTTCCCGTTTAGCACGAGAACTACAAGCAATGACGGGAATTAAACCCTATTTGGTTGGTTTTGAAAACCATGGGGGTAGAACTAAGTTAGGAACGGTAGAACCCCTAGGACGTGTTGTTTATGGTCTAGGTAATAATGGGGAAGATGGAACTGAGGGTGCTTTTTATCAAAATGCGATCGCCACTTATTCACATGGCCCTTTACTACCCAAAAATCCCTTTGTTGCAGACTGGTTAATTGTCACAGCATTAAAGCTCAAGTATCAACAAGAATTTGAACTCTCACCTTTAGATGATACTTTAGCACTACAAGGGAGAGAGTCTATGTTTAATCGTTTAAAATTGACAAGTAGTTTAGTGATTAACGAGTAA
- a CDS encoding thylakoid membrane photosystem I accumulation factor, which translates to MNKIEFPFLLVSLTGKCQRFCLKFLLLVVCLLIVTTGINIDTALAGSKDDRYEGNIFVVFAGNGSLVPPKQTLEQSLAEHKPILLTFYIDDSRDCKQYAVFISQTQALYGREVRIIPVSVDAIPPKKVYNANEPGYYYSGSVPQIVVFDQSGKVVLNKNGQVPFEEIDDKFRQVFNLVPRDQSIKYQQRSFNEYSSELSP; encoded by the coding sequence ATGAATAAGATAGAGTTTCCTTTTTTACTAGTATCCCTAACTGGCAAATGTCAGAGATTTTGTTTAAAGTTCCTATTATTGGTAGTTTGCCTGTTGATTGTTACCACAGGTATAAATATAGATACTGCACTGGCAGGTAGTAAAGATGACAGATATGAGGGTAATATTTTTGTGGTTTTTGCGGGAAATGGTTCCTTGGTCCCCCCCAAACAAACCCTAGAACAGAGTTTAGCAGAACACAAACCCATCCTACTAACGTTTTATATTGATGACAGTAGGGATTGTAAACAGTATGCGGTATTTATTTCCCAGACTCAAGCGTTATATGGTAGAGAGGTGAGGATTATTCCAGTGAGTGTGGATGCTATTCCGCCCAAAAAAGTCTATAATGCTAATGAACCAGGATACTATTATTCTGGTAGTGTACCTCAAATAGTGGTTTTTGATCAGTCAGGTAAAGTTGTTCTCAATAAAAATGGACAAGTACCCTTTGAAGAGATAGATGATAAGTTCCGACAAGTATTTAATTTAGTCCCCCGGGATCAATCCATCAAGTACCAACAACGTTCATTTAATGAGTATAGCAGTGAGTTAAGTCCTTAA
- the chrA gene encoding chromate efflux transporter — MYNIPLNRLIELAKLFLKLGVTGFGGPVAHIAMIEDEVVKRRQWLTREHFLDLLGATNLIPGPNSTEMVIHIGYIYAGWLGLIVSGISFILPAVLITGVFAFIYVSYGSVPEFSPLLYGIKPVVLAIILNAVFGLSKKALKNKQLLIIAVLVALVTYFGKVNEVITLLLGGILGMIWLHNIAINSNKQTNLLITALTLGTTLPKVALTPTISIWQLGLFFLKVGSVLFGGGYLLIAFLQGELVDQYHWLTQQQLLDAIAIGQFTPGPILSTATFIGYIISGLPGAIVATVGIFLPSFLFVVLLNPVIPWLRKSPWTRSFLDAVNASAVALMIVTTLQIAVKTLGLERFPLLDLFSIFMFLIAAVLIIRFRINAQWLVLGGGLISIGLGLLGYL; from the coding sequence ATGTACAATATACCATTAAACCGACTGATTGAATTGGCAAAACTCTTTCTTAAACTAGGTGTGACCGGTTTTGGTGGACCAGTTGCCCATATTGCCATGATAGAGGACGAGGTGGTGAAACGTCGTCAGTGGTTAACACGAGAACATTTTTTAGATTTATTGGGTGCAACCAATTTAATTCCCGGACCTAATTCTACTGAAATGGTTATTCATATAGGCTATATTTATGCTGGATGGCTGGGACTAATTGTTTCCGGGATTAGTTTTATTTTACCTGCTGTCTTAATTACAGGTGTTTTTGCCTTTATTTACGTTAGTTATGGTAGTGTACCAGAATTTTCTCCCTTACTTTATGGGATTAAACCAGTAGTTTTAGCAATTATTCTCAATGCTGTTTTCGGGTTAAGTAAAAAAGCTCTAAAAAATAAACAACTACTGATTATTGCCGTATTAGTTGCCTTGGTAACTTATTTCGGTAAAGTAAATGAAGTCATCACCTTATTGCTGGGTGGAATTTTAGGCATGATTTGGTTACATAATATTGCCATCAATAGCAATAAGCAGACAAACCTATTAATTACCGCCCTTACTTTAGGCACAACCCTACCAAAAGTTGCCCTCACTCCTACCATTTCGATATGGCAATTAGGATTATTCTTTTTGAAAGTTGGCAGTGTATTATTTGGTGGGGGTTATTTACTAATTGCATTTTTGCAAGGGGAGCTAGTAGATCAATATCATTGGTTAACACAACAACAATTATTAGACGCTATTGCCATTGGTCAATTTACTCCGGGTCCTATACTTTCAACCGCCACATTTATTGGATATATAATTTCTGGATTACCCGGAGCAATTGTAGCAACAGTAGGAATTTTTCTTCCCTCATTTTTATTTGTCGTACTGTTAAACCCAGTTATTCCCTGGTTACGGAAGTCTCCCTGGACAAGGAGTTTTTTAGATGCAGTAAACGCCAGTGCAGTAGCCCTGATGATAGTAACAACTTTGCAAATAGCAGTCAAAACCTTGGGTTTAGAAAGATTTCCACTGCTAGATTTGTTTAGTATATTTATGTTCCTAATTGCTGCTGTTTTGATTATACGTTTTCGGATTAATGCTCAATGGTTAGTATTGGGTGGAGGGTTAATTAGTATAGGTCTTGGACTTCTAGGTTATCTCTAA